Proteins found in one Vagococcus carniphilus genomic segment:
- a CDS encoding cytidine deaminase — protein MSAKQEWIDTAIKAMDKAYVPYSKFPVGAALITETGEIFQGCNIENASFGLTNCAERTAFFKAVSEGNVSFSHLVVAGETEDPISPCGACRQVMVEFCDPNMPVTLVNTKGDVKETTVSGLLPYSFESDQM, from the coding sequence ATGTCAGCAAAACAAGAATGGATTGATACAGCAATTAAAGCAATGGATAAAGCTTATGTGCCTTATTCAAAATTTCCAGTAGGAGCAGCTTTAATTACTGAAACAGGTGAAATTTTTCAAGGATGTAACATTGAAAATGCATCGTTTGGTTTAACAAACTGTGCTGAGAGAACAGCTTTTTTTAAAGCAGTCTCTGAAGGTAACGTATCATTTAGTCATTTAGTCGTTGCAGGAGAGACAGAAGATCCAATTTCTCCATGTGGCGCATGTCGTCAGGTAATGGTTGAGTTTTGTGACCCGAACATGCCGGTGACATTAGTTAACACAAAAGGCGATGTAAAAGAAACAACAGTTTCTGGTCTTTTGCCGTATTCATTTGAAAGTGATCAAATGTAA
- a CDS encoding BMP family lipoprotein translates to MKKSTLLKTGLAVALTLTLTACGGNAKKDDAKKDGGKGDANHSVALVTDVGGVDDKSFNQSAWEGLQEWGKDNKKEKGKDGFNYYQSNSDSDFLPNLNQAINDGFKTIFGIGFKLQPAIEEIADSKKDNNFVIIDSVVEGKENVASVVFKDNEAAYLAGIAAAKTTQTKKVGFVGGQEGEVIGRFEAGFKAGVESVDKDIKIDSQYAGSFGDAAKGKSIAAAMYKSGVDVIFHASGDTGNGVFSEARDIMKSNPKDKVWVIGVDRDQEDEGKYDGGNVTLTSTLKGVGTVVKDISNQANEDKFPGKETLVYGLKEEGVDLTKGQLTDDVQKAVDDAKQQVIDGKVEVPEKP, encoded by the coding sequence ATGAAAAAAAGCACATTATTAAAAACAGGTTTAGCAGTAGCATTAACATTAACGCTAACAGCATGTGGCGGAAATGCTAAGAAAGATGACGCTAAAAAAGACGGCGGAAAAGGCGATGCTAACCATTCAGTAGCATTAGTTACTGACGTTGGTGGGGTAGATGATAAATCATTTAACCAATCAGCTTGGGAAGGTTTACAAGAATGGGGTAAAGATAACAAGAAAGAAAAAGGTAAAGATGGTTTTAACTATTACCAATCAAACTCTGACTCAGACTTCTTACCTAACTTAAACCAAGCAATCAATGATGGATTCAAAACTATCTTTGGTATTGGATTTAAATTACAACCAGCTATTGAAGAAATTGCTGATAGCAAAAAAGATAACAACTTCGTTATCATTGACTCTGTAGTAGAAGGTAAAGAAAACGTTGCATCTGTTGTCTTTAAAGATAACGAAGCTGCTTACTTAGCTGGTATTGCTGCTGCTAAAACAACTCAAACTAAAAAAGTTGGATTTGTTGGTGGACAAGAAGGTGAAGTAATCGGACGTTTCGAAGCTGGATTTAAAGCTGGTGTTGAATCAGTAGATAAAGACATCAAAATTGACTCACAATATGCTGGATCATTTGGTGATGCTGCTAAAGGTAAATCAATCGCTGCTGCAATGTACAAGAGTGGTGTAGACGTAATCTTCCACGCTTCTGGTGATACTGGTAATGGTGTATTCTCTGAAGCTCGTGACATTATGAAGAGCAATCCTAAAGACAAAGTTTGGGTAATCGGTGTTGACCGTGACCAAGAAGATGAAGGTAAATATGATGGCGGAAACGTAACATTAACTTCAACTCTTAAAGGTGTAGGTACAGTAGTTAAAGATATCTCTAACCAAGCAAACGAAGATAAATTCCCTGGTAAAGAAACATTAGTTTACGGATTAAAAGAAGAAGGTGTTGACTTAACTAAAGGTCAATTAACTGACGATGTACAAAAAGCTGTAGACGATGCTAAACAACAAGTTATTGATGGAAAAGTAGAAGTTCCAGAAAAACCTTAA